A genomic stretch from Oreochromis niloticus isolate F11D_XX linkage group LG11, O_niloticus_UMD_NMBU, whole genome shotgun sequence includes:
- the pianp gene encoding PILR alpha-associated neural protein isoform X2, whose translation MERCSISPVARLTGLISLLLVALVTQPSTCNRDDREAEEQVDALSVQLSVTAQVTPTPLWAVVWGPTQQLEDETYHFLSSQETDHLYLHGNQQEASTATPENWLYPDENMQPPLEPRDQKGVEDGGTEAEETEPEEVDPQFYVTVTISSLLILTAVIITAKLWIPVVNL comes from the exons ATGGAGAGATG CTCCATCTCTCCTGTCGCACGACTGACTGGCctcatctctctcctcctgGTTGCTTTGGTGACACAGCCCTCCACCTGTAACCGTGACGACAGAGAGGCCGAGGAGCAGGTGGACGCCCTGTCGGTCCAGCTGTCCGTCACCGCCCAAGTCACGCCCACCCCTCTGTGGGCGGTGGTCTGGGGTCCCACGCAGCAGCTGGAGGACGAGACCTACCACTTCCTCTCCAGCCAGGAAACCGATCACCTGTATCTACACGGGAACCAGCAAGAGGCCAGCACCGCCACGCCTGAGAACTGGCTTTACCCTGACGAAAACATGCAGCCACCACTGGAGCCCAGAGACCAGAAGGGAGTGGAGGATGGTGGGACGGAGGCAGAGGAGACAGAGCCCGAGGAAG TGGACCCTCAGTTCTACGTCACCGTGACCATCTCCTCGCTGCTCATCCTGACAGCAGTCATCATTACAGCCAAACTCTG
- the si:ch211-154o6.3 gene encoding lissencephaly-1 homolog A has protein sequence MGEVRKLQKKLRQIENLEIKINLTPEERFKISRKAELRSRLAELQLQLSGPQQTLGIVGDGKKEKMKRQVEDVPEALPSQTPPASKILKGEEESRAQAAPAPAARQRKAEMGREQERTAAAKVSDNCQDVSGDCAGSDEERLLRQEEAEFTSLKASWEKAKFRLRLLQGHSDIVTCVVAVDNLVVSGSRDTTVKVWHVPTATEHKNLGGHTGGVTCLAAPPPEYCKRLAWSLSLSDKERFILSGSVDCYVKIWALSIGQCVKSIYTFNAVTALCFVPEEDGYIITGSDGGKVQAWSWDTFQNCQSVNAHQEAVTSIQSQGPLVFSGSAEGGLSVWENRGSDRDPLRLLHHWNSQVTGCGGGACGRLTLSPRGDRVFLAYGRAWLKILHWRTGTMTRLTNHSSITGVTDCIHQTGGLLIGSCYDLANGESRLNLFSLPQCRYLASLTWPDAPRIICFAAWTTGSGDHRWVTGGQDLIVWEQLPSSGRQRGDVTARIDSLMDSCLLESEGDTEDDEETDDYEDNDEGGDEGKDSRSAAAEEDAGSGSWLRCALQ, from the exons ATCTCCAGGAAGGCGGAGCTTCGTTCCAGATTGGCTGAGCTTCAGCTGCAGCTTTCTGGCCCGCAGCAAACTCTTGGGATTGTGGGAGACGGAAAAAAGGAGAAGATGAAAAGACAAGT GGAGGATGTCCCTGAGGCCCTTCCATCACAGACGCCTCCAGCCTCCAAGATCCTTAAGGGAGAAGAGGAGTCCAGAGCTCAAGCAGCGCCAGCCCCGGCTGCCAGGCAGAGGAAGGCGGAGATGGGCAGAGAGCAGGAAAGGACAGCGGCGGCCAAGGTGTCAGATAACTGTCAGGACGTGTCAGGCGACTGCGCGGGCTCTGACGAGGAGCGGCTACTACGGCAGGAAG AAGCTGAATTTACATCCCTCAAAGCGTCGTGGGAGAAGGCGAAGTTTCGCTTGAGGCTGTTGCAGGGTCACAGTGACATAGTCACCTGCGTGGTTGCTGTTGACAACCTGGTGGTTTCTGGGAG TCGAGATACGACAGTGAAGGTGTGGCACGTTCCCACTGCAACAGAGCACAAGAACTTAGGAGGTCACACCGGCGGGGTCACCTGTCTGGCAGCACCTCCCCCTGAGTATTGCAAGAGGCTGG CCTGGTCCCTGTCTTTGTCCGACAAAGAGAGGTTTATCTTGAGTGGCTCAGTGGACTGCTATGTGAAGATCTGGGCCCTGAGTATTG GGCAGTGTGTTAAGTCTATCTACACATTCAACGCTGTGACCGCGCTCTGCTTTGTGCCGGAGGAGGATGGCTACATCATCACTGGATCAG ACGGGGGGAAAGTTCAAGCCTGGAGCTGGGACACTTTCCAAAACTGCCAGTCAGTCAATGCTCACCAGGAAGCCGTCACCTCCATCCAG TCTCAGGGTCCGCTGGTGTTCAGCGGCTCGGCTGAGGGAGGGTTGTCTGTGTGGGAGAACCGGGGTTCGGATAGAGACCCCCTGAGGCTGCTGCACCACTGGAACAGCCAGGTGACAGGTTGCGGAGGGGGGGCGTGCGGGCGTCTAACCCTCAGCCCACGGGGAGACAGAGTGTTCCTGGCTTATGGTCGAGCCTGGCTCAAGATCCTGCACTGGAGGACcg GAACGATGACCAGactgaccaatcacagcagTATCACCGGAGTAACAGATTGTATTCACCAGACGGGAGGCCTCCTAATTGGATCCTGCTACGATCTGGCGAATGGAGAGAGCAGGCTAAATT TGTTCTCTCTGCCTCAGTGTCGGTACCTGGCCTCTCTGACCTGGCCTGACGCTCCCAGAATCATCTGCTTTGCGGCGTGGACCACTGGGAGCGGAGACCACCGATGGGTCACCGGAGGTCAAGACCTCATCGTTTGGGAGCAGCTCCCGAGTTCCGGGAGGCAAAG GGGTGATGTCACAGCAAGGATAGACAGTCTAATGGATTCCTGTTTACTGGAGTCAGAGGGAGACACTGAAGATGACGAGGAGACtgatg ATTACGAGGATAACGACGAAGGCGGCGATGAAGGAAAAGACAGCCGGTCCGCCGCCGCGGAGGAGGACGCAGGGTCCGGCTCGTGGCTCCGCTGCGCTCTCCAGTGA